In a single window of the Anguilla rostrata isolate EN2019 chromosome 6, ASM1855537v3, whole genome shotgun sequence genome:
- the LOC135257053 gene encoding brain-enriched guanylate kinase-associated protein-like isoform X2 yields the protein MMGNARGERRNKPGSSSRQSISETDSPWNSTTHSTGDIYSSSVQDQKEDLRKRLYYTTRKLELLETEFDSTRQYLETELRRAQEELEKFTDKLRRIQSGYSALQRINQELEERIQRTSQHHDDERRALSREIIVLNNHLLEAKITIEKLREDNELYRKDCNLAAQLLLCNTPHHRALKLSELPADFQERLSLHMETADLCHSPYSDSVPTTIIGQVLEKPDPGSSLASRCASPQPQDARFPLSSPGDGEGETLTRRAAYRWSDLYCSDTALYCPDERPRQRRQSVDLHGQPPLGLLWAQNSTDSNAEEDAAQASPSQEHFAEFAEFTEFVTSLQASSSYSSFSGASEEKGAHSPPSTPHHQALYANWRDSDYERKSDSSYEQDSPGFPEAHVFQQVAHAGHQNGDSGPVYARAPSCFSEPYHSPRHTPAHGGASPQLYRDVPDEEPCGRWRRLSVEDISACSYRSPGRVSPYSFSEQHFAIRPAKIKLGPLYSSFQEGADVYCSGGVLDPRFVVPSRSASASPSPERDPGGLCTQDGMPMYLAKEDSQESEHSLLFQSASSRDKESPPGSAKKEYVDISPNSSAESLNHNSLEAIDMQEYQSQTPLSKTPPPYQALGTLGLTRKDSLTKAQLYGTLLN from the exons TTCTGTGCAGGATCAGAAAGAGGACTTGCGGAAGCGGCTGTACTACACCACCCGCaagctggagctgctggagacggAGTTCGACTCCACGCGGCAGTACCTGGAGACGGAGCTGCGGCGGgcccaggaggagctggagaagttCACTGACAAGTTGCGTCG AATACAGAGCGGCTACTCAGCACTGCAAAGGATCAATCAGGAACTGGAAGAGAGGATCCAGAGGACG TCTCAGCACCATGACGACGAGAGGAGAGCCCTAAGCAGAGAGATCATCGTCCTCAACAACCACCTCCTGGAAGCCAAGATCACCATTGAGAAACTCAGAGAGGACAAT GAGCTGTACAGGAAGGACTGCAATCTGGCTGCCCAGCTCCTTCTGTGCAACACACCCCACCACAGAGCCCTCAAGCTGTCTGAG CTGCCTGCTGATTTTCAGGAGCGTCTCAGTTTGCACATGGAGACCGCGGACCTCTGCCACTCGCCCTACTCGGACTCGGTGCCCACCACCATCATCGGCCAGGTCCTGGAGAAGCCGGACCCCGGCAGCAGCCTGGCGTCCCGCTGCGCCAGCCCGCAGCCCCAGGACGCGCGCTTCCCGCTCAGCAGCCCGGGCGATGGCGAGGGCGAGACCCTGACCCGCCGGGCGGCGTACCGCTGGTCCGACCTGTACTGCAGCGACACGGCGCTGTACTGCCCCGACGAGCGGCCGCGGCAGCGGCGGCAGAGCGTGGACCTGCACGGCCAGCCGCCGCTGGGCCTGCTCTGGGCCCAGAACTCCACCGACAGCAACGCCGAGGAGGACGCCGCCCAGGCCAGTCCCTCCCAGGAGCACTTTGCCGAGTTCGCCGAGTTCACGGAGTTCGTCACCTCCCTGCAGGCCTCCAGCTCCTACTCCAGCTTCAGCGGGGCGTCCGAAGAGAAGGGGGCGCACTCGCCCCCGTCCACGCCGCACCACCAGGCCCTCTACGCCAACTGGCGGGACAGCGACTACGAGCGCAAGAGTGACTCCTCCTACGAGCAGGACAGCCCCGGTTTCCCGGAGGCTCACGTGTTCCAGCAGGTGGCGCACGCCGGCCACCAGAACGGCGACTCCGGGCCGGTCTACGCTCGCGCGCCTTCCTGCTTCAGCGAGCCGTACCACTCCCCCCGCCACACCCCCGCCCACGGAGGGGCGTCCCCCCAGCTCTACCGGGACGTCCCGGACGAGGAGCCCTGCGGCCGCTGGAGACGGTTGAGCGTGGAGGACATCAGCGCCTGCTCCTACCGGAGCCCCGGGCGGGTCTCGCCCTACAGCTTCTCGGAGCAGCACTTCGCCATACGGCCCGCCAAGATCAAGCTGGGCCCGCTCTACAGTAGCTTCCAGGAGGGGGCCGACGTCTACTGCAGCGGGGGCGTCCTGGACCCCCGTTTTGTCGTCCCAAGCCGCAGTGCTAGCGCCAGCCCCAGCCCCGAACGGGACCCCGGCGGCCTCTGCACCCAGGATGGCATGCCCATGTACCTGGCCAAAGAGGACAGCCAGGAGTCGGAGCACAGCCTCCTCTTCCAGTCCGCCAGCTCCCGGGACAAGGAGAGCCCTCCAGGCAGCGCCAAGAAGGAGTACGTGGACATCAGCCCCAACAGCTCCGCTGAATCCCTCAACCACAACTCTCTGGAGGCCATCGACATGCAGGAATACCAGAGCCAAACCCCACTGAGCAAGACTCCGCCCCCTTACCAGGCGCTCGGCACCCTGGGACTTACCAGGAAGGACAGCCTCACCAAAGCACAGCTCTACGGGACACTGCTGAACTGA
- the LOC135257053 gene encoding brain-enriched guanylate kinase-associated protein-like isoform X1, with translation MHLLALGYQRGLRRRAAQHEMGNARGERRNKPGSSSRQSISETDSPWNSTTHSTGDIYSSSVQDQKEDLRKRLYYTTRKLELLETEFDSTRQYLETELRRAQEELEKFTDKLRRIQSGYSALQRINQELEERIQRTSQHHDDERRALSREIIVLNNHLLEAKITIEKLREDNELYRKDCNLAAQLLLCNTPHHRALKLSELPADFQERLSLHMETADLCHSPYSDSVPTTIIGQVLEKPDPGSSLASRCASPQPQDARFPLSSPGDGEGETLTRRAAYRWSDLYCSDTALYCPDERPRQRRQSVDLHGQPPLGLLWAQNSTDSNAEEDAAQASPSQEHFAEFAEFTEFVTSLQASSSYSSFSGASEEKGAHSPPSTPHHQALYANWRDSDYERKSDSSYEQDSPGFPEAHVFQQVAHAGHQNGDSGPVYARAPSCFSEPYHSPRHTPAHGGASPQLYRDVPDEEPCGRWRRLSVEDISACSYRSPGRVSPYSFSEQHFAIRPAKIKLGPLYSSFQEGADVYCSGGVLDPRFVVPSRSASASPSPERDPGGLCTQDGMPMYLAKEDSQESEHSLLFQSASSRDKESPPGSAKKEYVDISPNSSAESLNHNSLEAIDMQEYQSQTPLSKTPPPYQALGTLGLTRKDSLTKAQLYGTLLN, from the exons TTCTGTGCAGGATCAGAAAGAGGACTTGCGGAAGCGGCTGTACTACACCACCCGCaagctggagctgctggagacggAGTTCGACTCCACGCGGCAGTACCTGGAGACGGAGCTGCGGCGGgcccaggaggagctggagaagttCACTGACAAGTTGCGTCG AATACAGAGCGGCTACTCAGCACTGCAAAGGATCAATCAGGAACTGGAAGAGAGGATCCAGAGGACG TCTCAGCACCATGACGACGAGAGGAGAGCCCTAAGCAGAGAGATCATCGTCCTCAACAACCACCTCCTGGAAGCCAAGATCACCATTGAGAAACTCAGAGAGGACAAT GAGCTGTACAGGAAGGACTGCAATCTGGCTGCCCAGCTCCTTCTGTGCAACACACCCCACCACAGAGCCCTCAAGCTGTCTGAG CTGCCTGCTGATTTTCAGGAGCGTCTCAGTTTGCACATGGAGACCGCGGACCTCTGCCACTCGCCCTACTCGGACTCGGTGCCCACCACCATCATCGGCCAGGTCCTGGAGAAGCCGGACCCCGGCAGCAGCCTGGCGTCCCGCTGCGCCAGCCCGCAGCCCCAGGACGCGCGCTTCCCGCTCAGCAGCCCGGGCGATGGCGAGGGCGAGACCCTGACCCGCCGGGCGGCGTACCGCTGGTCCGACCTGTACTGCAGCGACACGGCGCTGTACTGCCCCGACGAGCGGCCGCGGCAGCGGCGGCAGAGCGTGGACCTGCACGGCCAGCCGCCGCTGGGCCTGCTCTGGGCCCAGAACTCCACCGACAGCAACGCCGAGGAGGACGCCGCCCAGGCCAGTCCCTCCCAGGAGCACTTTGCCGAGTTCGCCGAGTTCACGGAGTTCGTCACCTCCCTGCAGGCCTCCAGCTCCTACTCCAGCTTCAGCGGGGCGTCCGAAGAGAAGGGGGCGCACTCGCCCCCGTCCACGCCGCACCACCAGGCCCTCTACGCCAACTGGCGGGACAGCGACTACGAGCGCAAGAGTGACTCCTCCTACGAGCAGGACAGCCCCGGTTTCCCGGAGGCTCACGTGTTCCAGCAGGTGGCGCACGCCGGCCACCAGAACGGCGACTCCGGGCCGGTCTACGCTCGCGCGCCTTCCTGCTTCAGCGAGCCGTACCACTCCCCCCGCCACACCCCCGCCCACGGAGGGGCGTCCCCCCAGCTCTACCGGGACGTCCCGGACGAGGAGCCCTGCGGCCGCTGGAGACGGTTGAGCGTGGAGGACATCAGCGCCTGCTCCTACCGGAGCCCCGGGCGGGTCTCGCCCTACAGCTTCTCGGAGCAGCACTTCGCCATACGGCCCGCCAAGATCAAGCTGGGCCCGCTCTACAGTAGCTTCCAGGAGGGGGCCGACGTCTACTGCAGCGGGGGCGTCCTGGACCCCCGTTTTGTCGTCCCAAGCCGCAGTGCTAGCGCCAGCCCCAGCCCCGAACGGGACCCCGGCGGCCTCTGCACCCAGGATGGCATGCCCATGTACCTGGCCAAAGAGGACAGCCAGGAGTCGGAGCACAGCCTCCTCTTCCAGTCCGCCAGCTCCCGGGACAAGGAGAGCCCTCCAGGCAGCGCCAAGAAGGAGTACGTGGACATCAGCCCCAACAGCTCCGCTGAATCCCTCAACCACAACTCTCTGGAGGCCATCGACATGCAGGAATACCAGAGCCAAACCCCACTGAGCAAGACTCCGCCCCCTTACCAGGCGCTCGGCACCCTGGGACTTACCAGGAAGGACAGCCTCACCAAAGCACAGCTCTACGGGACACTGCTGAACTGA
- the LOC135257053 gene encoding brain-enriched guanylate kinase-associated protein-like isoform X3 translates to MRERERNMKKIYIGKTALKNSRNGCKHQKKSSVQDQKEDLRKRLYYTTRKLELLETEFDSTRQYLETELRRAQEELEKFTDKLRRIQSGYSALQRINQELEERIQRTSQHHDDERRALSREIIVLNNHLLEAKITIEKLREDNELYRKDCNLAAQLLLCNTPHHRALKLSELPADFQERLSLHMETADLCHSPYSDSVPTTIIGQVLEKPDPGSSLASRCASPQPQDARFPLSSPGDGEGETLTRRAAYRWSDLYCSDTALYCPDERPRQRRQSVDLHGQPPLGLLWAQNSTDSNAEEDAAQASPSQEHFAEFAEFTEFVTSLQASSSYSSFSGASEEKGAHSPPSTPHHQALYANWRDSDYERKSDSSYEQDSPGFPEAHVFQQVAHAGHQNGDSGPVYARAPSCFSEPYHSPRHTPAHGGASPQLYRDVPDEEPCGRWRRLSVEDISACSYRSPGRVSPYSFSEQHFAIRPAKIKLGPLYSSFQEGADVYCSGGVLDPRFVVPSRSASASPSPERDPGGLCTQDGMPMYLAKEDSQESEHSLLFQSASSRDKESPPGSAKKEYVDISPNSSAESLNHNSLEAIDMQEYQSQTPLSKTPPPYQALGTLGLTRKDSLTKAQLYGTLLN, encoded by the exons TTCTGTGCAGGATCAGAAAGAGGACTTGCGGAAGCGGCTGTACTACACCACCCGCaagctggagctgctggagacggAGTTCGACTCCACGCGGCAGTACCTGGAGACGGAGCTGCGGCGGgcccaggaggagctggagaagttCACTGACAAGTTGCGTCG AATACAGAGCGGCTACTCAGCACTGCAAAGGATCAATCAGGAACTGGAAGAGAGGATCCAGAGGACG TCTCAGCACCATGACGACGAGAGGAGAGCCCTAAGCAGAGAGATCATCGTCCTCAACAACCACCTCCTGGAAGCCAAGATCACCATTGAGAAACTCAGAGAGGACAAT GAGCTGTACAGGAAGGACTGCAATCTGGCTGCCCAGCTCCTTCTGTGCAACACACCCCACCACAGAGCCCTCAAGCTGTCTGAG CTGCCTGCTGATTTTCAGGAGCGTCTCAGTTTGCACATGGAGACCGCGGACCTCTGCCACTCGCCCTACTCGGACTCGGTGCCCACCACCATCATCGGCCAGGTCCTGGAGAAGCCGGACCCCGGCAGCAGCCTGGCGTCCCGCTGCGCCAGCCCGCAGCCCCAGGACGCGCGCTTCCCGCTCAGCAGCCCGGGCGATGGCGAGGGCGAGACCCTGACCCGCCGGGCGGCGTACCGCTGGTCCGACCTGTACTGCAGCGACACGGCGCTGTACTGCCCCGACGAGCGGCCGCGGCAGCGGCGGCAGAGCGTGGACCTGCACGGCCAGCCGCCGCTGGGCCTGCTCTGGGCCCAGAACTCCACCGACAGCAACGCCGAGGAGGACGCCGCCCAGGCCAGTCCCTCCCAGGAGCACTTTGCCGAGTTCGCCGAGTTCACGGAGTTCGTCACCTCCCTGCAGGCCTCCAGCTCCTACTCCAGCTTCAGCGGGGCGTCCGAAGAGAAGGGGGCGCACTCGCCCCCGTCCACGCCGCACCACCAGGCCCTCTACGCCAACTGGCGGGACAGCGACTACGAGCGCAAGAGTGACTCCTCCTACGAGCAGGACAGCCCCGGTTTCCCGGAGGCTCACGTGTTCCAGCAGGTGGCGCACGCCGGCCACCAGAACGGCGACTCCGGGCCGGTCTACGCTCGCGCGCCTTCCTGCTTCAGCGAGCCGTACCACTCCCCCCGCCACACCCCCGCCCACGGAGGGGCGTCCCCCCAGCTCTACCGGGACGTCCCGGACGAGGAGCCCTGCGGCCGCTGGAGACGGTTGAGCGTGGAGGACATCAGCGCCTGCTCCTACCGGAGCCCCGGGCGGGTCTCGCCCTACAGCTTCTCGGAGCAGCACTTCGCCATACGGCCCGCCAAGATCAAGCTGGGCCCGCTCTACAGTAGCTTCCAGGAGGGGGCCGACGTCTACTGCAGCGGGGGCGTCCTGGACCCCCGTTTTGTCGTCCCAAGCCGCAGTGCTAGCGCCAGCCCCAGCCCCGAACGGGACCCCGGCGGCCTCTGCACCCAGGATGGCATGCCCATGTACCTGGCCAAAGAGGACAGCCAGGAGTCGGAGCACAGCCTCCTCTTCCAGTCCGCCAGCTCCCGGGACAAGGAGAGCCCTCCAGGCAGCGCCAAGAAGGAGTACGTGGACATCAGCCCCAACAGCTCCGCTGAATCCCTCAACCACAACTCTCTGGAGGCCATCGACATGCAGGAATACCAGAGCCAAACCCCACTGAGCAAGACTCCGCCCCCTTACCAGGCGCTCGGCACCCTGGGACTTACCAGGAAGGACAGCCTCACCAAAGCACAGCTCTACGGGACACTGCTGAACTGA